The Parashewanella spongiae genome has a window encoding:
- a CDS encoding DEAD/DEAH box helicase: MQFTELSLDRRLVQSIDHMGFTSATNIQELAIPVALTGKDLMASSKTGSGKTLAFLLPALQRIMNSKALSKRDPRVLILLPTRELAHQVYSQLRLLVANTKFKAVSILGGENFNDQVKTLARDPHFIVATPGRIADHLTQRNLYLNGLELLILDEADRMLDLGFAQQLKQINTAADHKRRQTLMFSATLDHNEILDIADELLNEPHHINVDDSFAEHADITQKIYLCDHLDHKESLLTHLLTNQEHKQVIVFTATRNDTQRLADKLTADGFKTAALSGNLRQSERNSIMDDFSRGQQQILVTTDIASRGLDLLNVSLVINFDMPKMSEEYVHRIGRTGRAGAKGDAISLVGPKDWESFVKIQTFLRKTFEFSTIEGLKAKFKGLKPKTDKKSVANHSKSKVAAKRKPAAKKSKPAAKRDKRFFNAVDVGDAPMRRKSAGKLPLDDDE; encoded by the coding sequence TTGCAATTTACCGAATTATCCTTAGATCGACGTCTTGTCCAAAGTATCGATCATATGGGATTTACCAGTGCGACCAATATTCAAGAACTCGCTATTCCAGTAGCTTTAACTGGTAAAGACTTAATGGCGTCATCCAAAACAGGTTCAGGTAAAACCTTAGCGTTTTTATTGCCCGCTCTACAAAGGATCATGAATAGCAAAGCACTCAGTAAAAGAGATCCAAGAGTACTCATTCTGTTACCAACCCGTGAGCTGGCGCATCAAGTATACAGTCAACTCCGTCTTTTAGTTGCTAATACTAAATTTAAAGCCGTAAGCATTTTAGGTGGTGAAAACTTTAACGACCAAGTTAAAACGTTAGCGCGCGATCCACATTTTATTGTTGCCACGCCCGGTCGCATCGCCGATCACTTAACTCAAAGAAACTTATATTTAAATGGCCTAGAGTTACTTATTTTAGATGAAGCCGATAGAATGTTGGACTTAGGCTTTGCACAACAGTTAAAACAAATCAATACCGCTGCGGATCATAAACGTCGTCAAACTTTAATGTTTTCTGCTACCCTTGATCATAATGAAATACTCGATATTGCCGACGAATTACTCAATGAGCCGCACCACATCAATGTCGATGATAGTTTTGCTGAACATGCAGATATTACCCAAAAGATTTATTTATGCGATCACCTTGATCACAAAGAATCCTTATTGACTCACCTGCTCACTAACCAAGAGCATAAACAAGTCATTGTGTTTACCGCCACTCGAAATGACACCCAACGTTTAGCCGACAAGCTTACTGCGGATGGCTTTAAAACTGCTGCACTCAGTGGCAATTTACGCCAAAGTGAACGCAATAGCATTATGGATGACTTCAGCCGTGGACAACAACAAATCCTTGTGACAACAGATATTGCATCTCGTGGCTTAGACTTATTAAATGTCTCTTTGGTCATAAATTTTGATATGCCTAAAATGAGTGAAGAATACGTTCACCGAATTGGGCGAACTGGTCGCGCAGGCGCTAAAGGGGATGCCATTTCCCTTGTAGGACCTAAGGATTGGGAAAGTTTTGTAAAAATTCAAACGTTCTTGCGTAAAACTTTTGAATTCTCAACGATTGAAGGATTAAAAGCTAAATTCAAAGGGCTTAAACCTAAAACGGATAAAAAGTCTGTAGCTAATCATTCCAAATCTAAAGTTGCTGCAAAACGTAAACCAGCAGCGAAAAAGTCAAAACCAGCAGCTAAACGTGATAAACGTTTCTTTAATGCCGTTGATGTTGGTGATGCACCAATGCGCCGCAAGTCTGCTGGAAAATTACCATTAGACGATGATGAGTAA
- the nrdD gene encoding anaerobic ribonucleoside-triphosphate reductase, with amino-acid sequence MPVVIKRDGIRTKFDTNRIFNAVQAAAQEAGVDNPNYADSVAETVSKYVASYDEIAVIELQKIVENELMSGPHKSVARHYIEYRHDRDVARESSGSLNIEIRGLIEQSNAALLNENANKDAKVIPTQRDLLAGIVAKHYAKTHMLPKSVVQAHESGELHYHDLDYAPFFPMFNCMLIDLEGMLTQGFKMGNAEIETPKSISTATAVTAQIIAQVASHIYGGTTINRIDEVLAPFVTKSYQKNVEIAQQWGITDGEAFAKAQTEKECHDAFQSLEYEVNTLHTANGQTPFVTFGFGLGTSWESRLIQQSMMQVRIAGLGKNKKTAVFPKLVFAIKNGINHRVGDCNYDIKQLALKCAASRMYPDILNFEQVEKVTGSFKTPMGCRSFLGAYEEQGELIHEGRNNLGVVSLNLPRIAIEAKGNEQEFYRILDERLLVAKLALDTRIDRLTGVKAKVAPILYMEGACGVRLKADDDISNIFKNGRASISLGYIGLHEAINALYPAKEHLYDSESLRIKALAIIRHLKAATECWKQESGYGFSLYSTPSENLCSRFHHLDVKQFGEIKGVTDKGYYTNSFHLDVEKKVNPYDKIDFEQPYPALTNGGFICYGEYPNMQHNIEALENVWDYSYSRVPYYGTNTPIDECYECGYLGEFECTSKGFTCPKCGNHDPSRVSVTRRVCGYLGSPDARPFNFGKQEEVKRRVKHL; translated from the coding sequence ATGCCAGTAGTGATTAAGCGTGATGGTATCAGAACAAAGTTCGATACAAATAGGATTTTCAATGCCGTTCAAGCCGCAGCACAAGAAGCGGGTGTTGATAATCCAAATTATGCTGATTCCGTTGCTGAAACAGTGTCTAAATATGTTGCCTCTTATGATGAGATTGCCGTTATAGAATTACAAAAAATCGTAGAAAACGAATTGATGTCAGGTCCTCATAAGTCAGTGGCTCGTCATTATATCGAATACCGACACGATAGAGATGTCGCACGTGAAAGCAGTGGCTCATTGAATATCGAGATTCGAGGTTTGATTGAACAAAGTAATGCGGCATTACTCAATGAAAATGCCAATAAAGACGCAAAAGTGATTCCTACTCAGCGTGATCTTTTAGCAGGTATTGTGGCTAAACATTATGCCAAAACCCATATGTTGCCAAAATCAGTTGTTCAAGCACATGAGAGTGGAGAGCTGCATTATCACGATTTAGATTATGCGCCCTTCTTCCCAATGTTTAACTGTATGCTGATTGATCTTGAAGGCATGTTAACCCAGGGTTTTAAAATGGGTAACGCAGAGATAGAAACACCAAAATCTATTTCAACCGCAACGGCGGTTACCGCGCAAATCATTGCTCAAGTTGCGAGCCATATTTATGGTGGAACAACGATTAATCGTATTGATGAAGTGCTCGCTCCATTTGTGACTAAAAGTTATCAAAAGAATGTCGAAATCGCGCAACAGTGGGGCATTACTGATGGTGAAGCATTTGCCAAAGCTCAGACAGAAAAAGAGTGTCATGACGCCTTTCAATCATTAGAGTATGAAGTCAATACCTTGCATACTGCTAATGGCCAAACGCCATTTGTTACTTTTGGCTTCGGCTTAGGAACAAGTTGGGAATCTCGATTAATTCAGCAATCTATGATGCAAGTTCGCATTGCTGGACTCGGTAAAAACAAAAAAACAGCGGTTTTCCCTAAGTTAGTTTTCGCGATTAAAAATGGTATTAACCATAGAGTTGGTGATTGTAACTATGACATCAAACAGCTTGCTCTGAAGTGTGCGGCAAGCAGAATGTACCCAGATATTCTTAACTTTGAACAAGTAGAAAAAGTCACTGGTTCATTTAAAACTCCAATGGGTTGTCGAAGCTTTTTGGGCGCTTATGAAGAACAAGGTGAATTAATTCACGAGGGTCGAAATAATCTTGGCGTAGTAAGTTTAAACCTTCCTCGTATTGCTATTGAAGCGAAGGGAAATGAACAAGAGTTTTATCGTATTCTCGATGAACGTCTATTGGTCGCAAAGCTCGCTTTGGATACCCGTATCGATAGATTAACAGGTGTCAAAGCTAAAGTGGCGCCAATTCTTTATATGGAAGGTGCTTGTGGGGTACGTTTAAAAGCTGATGATGATATTTCCAACATTTTTAAAAACGGACGAGCTTCAATTTCGTTAGGTTATATAGGCTTACACGAAGCTATTAACGCTTTATACCCCGCAAAAGAACATCTATATGACAGTGAAAGTTTGAGAATTAAAGCGCTTGCAATTATTCGACATTTAAAAGCGGCAACAGAATGTTGGAAACAAGAAAGTGGCTACGGGTTTAGTTTATACAGTACGCCAAGTGAAAACCTATGTAGTAGATTCCATCACCTTGATGTTAAGCAGTTTGGTGAAATTAAAGGTGTGACGGATAAAGGCTATTACACTAACAGTTTTCATTTAGACGTTGAAAAGAAAGTAAACCCTTACGACAAAATTGATTTTGAACAACCATATCCAGCACTCACAAACGGTGGTTTCATTTGTTATGGCGAATATCCAAATATGCAACATAACATCGAAGCGCTCGAAAACGTGTGGGACTATAGTTACTCGAGGGTTCCATATTACGGAACCAATACACCCATTGATGAATGTTATGAGTGTGGCTACTTAGGGGAATTCGAATGCACCAGTAAAGGCTTTACATGCCCTAAATGTGGTAATCACGATCCTAGCCGAGTTTCTGTCACACGCAGAGTTTGTGGTTATTTAGGTAGCCCTGATGCAAGGCCGTTCAACTTTGGCAAGCAAGAAGAAGTAAAACGCCGAGTTAAACATTTATGA
- a CDS encoding NADP-dependent oxidoreductase, whose protein sequence is MNTQQIILNSRPEGLPTADNFKLQTTELPELKDGEVLVKNLWMSVDPYMRGRMIDRKSYIAPFEIDSPLEGGAIGEVIESKNSTLPVGTKVSNMLGWRNHFVSGEEGLTVVPETGLDLSHFLGIMGMPGMTAWTGLTRITNLKAGETLFVSAASGAVGSVACQLGKLMGARVIGSVGSDEKAEKLKLLGADEVINYKTCGDLNEALAKAAPEGIDVYFENVGGEHLRATLNNMNDYGRVAVCGMISQYNDTTPTPGPENLFQIIVKKLKLEGFIVFDHWSHYGEFAKEMAQWLASGKIQAEQTIYEGLENAPEAFIGLFEGKNKGKMIVKLTS, encoded by the coding sequence ATGAATACACAACAAATAATCCTTAATTCTCGTCCTGAAGGTTTACCTACTGCAGATAACTTCAAACTTCAAACCACAGAATTACCTGAATTGAAAGACGGCGAAGTGCTAGTCAAAAACTTATGGATGTCAGTAGATCCGTATATGCGCGGACGGATGATCGATCGCAAAAGTTACATTGCACCTTTTGAAATAGACTCACCTCTTGAAGGCGGCGCAATTGGCGAAGTCATTGAATCTAAAAACAGTACACTTCCAGTAGGCACTAAAGTCAGTAATATGTTGGGTTGGAGAAATCATTTTGTTTCTGGAGAAGAAGGCCTTACTGTCGTTCCTGAGACAGGGCTCGATTTATCCCACTTTCTTGGCATTATGGGCATGCCAGGCATGACAGCATGGACAGGCCTGACTCGCATCACCAATTTAAAAGCTGGCGAAACACTATTTGTATCAGCTGCATCAGGTGCTGTTGGTAGCGTGGCTTGCCAATTAGGTAAGCTTATGGGCGCAAGAGTTATTGGTTCTGTAGGAAGCGACGAAAAAGCTGAAAAATTGAAACTGTTAGGTGCAGATGAAGTTATCAATTACAAAACCTGTGGTGATTTAAACGAAGCGCTAGCCAAAGCGGCACCAGAAGGTATTGACGTCTACTTTGAAAATGTTGGTGGTGAACACCTAAGAGCAACATTAAATAATATGAACGATTATGGCCGTGTCGCAGTATGCGGAATGATCTCTCAATATAACGATACTACGCCAACCCCAGGGCCTGAAAACCTATTCCAAATTATCGTTAAAAAGCTTAAATTAGAAGGCTTTATTGTGTTTGATCATTGGTCTCATTACGGTGAATTTGCTAAAGAAATGGCGCAATGGCTAGCTTCAGGAAAAATTCAAGCTGAACAAACTATCTATGAAGGCTTGGAAAATGCGCCAGAAGCCTTTATTGGATTATTTGAAGGTAAAAATAAAGGCAAAATGATCGTAAAACTTACCTCATAG
- a CDS encoding YibL family ribosome-associated protein yields MNVKEELHKLSDKLDKFRRKLAAATERGDQAVMKQFNREIAATTKKITSLKNQQTRTLSKAGGDVRSLAFNRVLTKAEQADMGKLKKSVKGLVVVHPMTALGRSMGVTQVTGFAPKEF; encoded by the coding sequence ATGAATGTAAAAGAAGAGCTGCATAAATTAAGCGATAAATTAGACAAATTCCGTCGTAAACTGGCTGCGGCAACAGAGCGTGGTGATCAAGCTGTTATGAAACAGTTTAATCGAGAAATTGCTGCGACTACAAAAAAAATAACCTCGCTCAAAAATCAGCAAACTCGTACACTTAGCAAAGCTGGTGGTGATGTTAGATCACTGGCTTTTAACCGTGTGCTGACTAAAGCAGAGCAAGCTGATATGGGTAAGCTAAAAAAGTCGGTTAAAGGTTTGGTTGTTGTTCATCCTATGACAGCACTAGGTCGCTCAATGGGTGTAACCCAAGTAACAGGTTTCGCACCTAAAGAATTCTGA
- a CDS encoding ankyrin repeat domain-containing protein → MSVAPSSYNVELNEKPRFDVHEYCESEVRLISPRSQEYSLTRQLSQLTAVLPEAGSHLEAVILFHTHSSTRDSINETKIRISHEPLDCKCWKVEVLTADPIPTKRKTASKAIPIPTPTKSVQYFEDQLNLKGQCTELVLAIFSGDLQSVEQIIEDGVNLNTHITSDSFPIYVTFFSKRNQNKVEITTPGSDALNISLPITWNETLHTRTVSHNGIMIKTDYNNNSPHLYWGDNAQFVLSSLYSKKLAPLFVATMCDKPEIVAALAKAGASQNLKDSKGSTAMHYAVQNKFISCISSLLEGSTCIDAVDAEGLTPLHYSVRSKNLEISEMLIKSGADINIQQIKANFTGETPLQIAINNNAHKILSFMLETETCQVAQQIIEDNSILHYAAQKGDEELINILIKKFSLTDGGDAFGTSVGALTPLYLAVMHKNINAMNALVVAKANPFFKLGEAESPIVLAARLGNIDALQCFVTSPTTIPETQKQQQLYDAFIAASNSGENEAIILLSNHVNKGKLKSHQITILEAAIATNNMDKAKACIASLSEQQIKIPIRIIQKAIDCQGLKDDEHIELIKQLFSAECELHVPNSDSSILILAANKLTDQKRVTICKLIINQLGTLEEQALLDVMNSKGESTFQFIVSIKNRTLTALFTRKFHQYKIDAQNQLIKAMEQNLNAKGWVNLT, encoded by the coding sequence ATGTCGGTTGCCCCTTCTTCCTATAACGTAGAATTGAATGAAAAACCTAGATTCGATGTACACGAATATTGTGAATCCGAAGTTAGGCTAATCAGTCCACGCTCACAAGAATATTCGTTAACTCGACAATTATCGCAATTGACTGCGGTTTTACCTGAAGCGGGATCTCATTTAGAAGCTGTCATTTTATTTCATACACATTCAAGCACTAGAGACTCTATAAATGAAACAAAAATACGAATAAGCCACGAACCTCTTGATTGCAAATGTTGGAAAGTCGAAGTTCTCACCGCTGATCCTATTCCTACCAAAAGAAAAACAGCATCAAAAGCAATTCCGATTCCAACTCCAACTAAAAGCGTTCAATATTTTGAGGATCAACTCAATTTGAAAGGTCAATGCACTGAACTTGTACTTGCCATTTTTTCTGGTGATTTACAATCTGTAGAGCAAATAATTGAAGATGGCGTCAATTTAAACACTCATATAACATCAGATAGTTTTCCAATATATGTAACATTTTTCTCTAAGAGAAATCAAAATAAAGTCGAAATTACAACCCCAGGGAGCGATGCATTAAATATTTCCTTACCGATAACTTGGAATGAAACATTACATACAAGAACAGTAAGTCACAACGGCATAATGATCAAAACAGATTATAACAACAATTCTCCTCATTTATATTGGGGAGATAACGCCCAGTTTGTACTCAGTTCCTTATACTCCAAGAAGTTAGCTCCACTTTTTGTCGCTACCATGTGTGACAAGCCTGAAATCGTAGCCGCTTTAGCAAAAGCTGGCGCCAGTCAAAATTTAAAAGACTCGAAAGGAAGTACGGCAATGCACTACGCTGTACAGAACAAGTTTATATCATGTATTTCTTCGTTACTTGAAGGTTCGACTTGCATTGATGCAGTTGATGCCGAAGGTCTAACCCCCTTACATTATTCAGTAAGAAGTAAAAATTTAGAGATCTCTGAAATGCTTATTAAATCCGGTGCTGATATAAACATTCAACAGATAAAAGCAAACTTTACAGGCGAAACACCACTACAAATTGCGATTAACAACAATGCTCATAAAATACTCAGCTTTATGCTAGAAACAGAAACATGCCAAGTTGCTCAACAAATCATAGAAGATAATTCAATACTCCATTATGCTGCACAGAAAGGAGATGAAGAATTAATTAACATTTTGATTAAGAAGTTCTCTTTAACAGACGGCGGAGATGCTTTCGGAACTTCTGTTGGTGCTTTAACACCACTCTATTTAGCTGTGATGCATAAAAATATTAATGCTATGAATGCATTGGTTGTCGCAAAAGCCAATCCATTTTTTAAACTTGGAGAGGCAGAGAGCCCAATTGTTCTTGCTGCTCGTTTAGGTAACATAGATGCATTGCAATGTTTTGTGACTTCCCCTACAACAATCCCTGAAACACAAAAGCAACAACAACTCTATGATGCATTTATCGCAGCTTCAAATTCTGGCGAAAACGAAGCAATCATATTGTTATCCAATCATGTAAATAAAGGCAAACTGAAATCACACCAAATAACAATTCTAGAAGCTGCCATTGCAACCAACAATATGGACAAAGCAAAAGCTTGTATTGCGTCATTATCGGAGCAACAAATCAAAATTCCAATTAGGATTATCCAAAAAGCAATTGATTGCCAAGGCCTTAAAGATGATGAACATATTGAATTGATAAAACAACTTTTTAGTGCTGAATGTGAGCTTCACGTTCCGAACTCTGATTCAAGTATTCTTATTTTAGCTGCAAATAAGTTAACAGACCAAAAGCGCGTAACTATTTGCAAACTCATTATTAATCAATTGGGTACATTAGAAGAACAGGCTTTACTCGATGTTATGAATAGTAAGGGAGAGTCGACATTCCAATTTATTGTTTCTATCAAAAATAGAACCTTAACGGCATTATTTACTCGTAAATTCCATCAATATAAAATAGATGCTCAAAATCAATTGATAAAAGCAATGGAACAGAATTTGAATGCGAAAGGATGGGTTAATCTAACATAG
- the nrdG gene encoding anaerobic ribonucleoside-triphosphate reductase-activating protein, giving the protein MYYGAYYSVDVINGPGTRATLFVSGCIHQCRGCYNQSTWNPKSGKVFDADMEQQIIDDLNDTRIKRRGLSLSGGDPLLPSNLPGITKLVDRVRSECPDKDIWLWSGYLLEELSKEQQQLIDKVDVLIDGKFDENLADPSLSFRGSSNQIIHRIL; this is encoded by the coding sequence ATGTATTATGGCGCTTATTATTCTGTAGATGTGATTAATGGGCCGGGTACGCGAGCGACTTTGTTTGTTTCTGGCTGTATTCATCAATGCCGAGGTTGTTATAACCAAAGTACGTGGAACCCAAAATCAGGTAAAGTTTTTGATGCTGATATGGAGCAGCAGATCATTGATGATTTGAATGACACCAGAATAAAGCGTCGAGGATTGAGTTTGAGTGGCGGCGATCCATTATTACCGTCAAATTTACCTGGGATTACTAAGCTTGTTGATCGAGTCAGATCAGAATGCCCAGATAAAGATATCTGGCTTTGGAGTGGTTATTTGCTTGAGGAATTATCGAAAGAGCAGCAACAACTTATTGACAAAGTAGACGTATTGATTGATGGTAAATTTGATGAAAACTTAGCAGATCCTTCACTTAGCTTTCGTGGCAGCAGTAATCAGATCATTCACCGGATTTTATAA
- the ltrA gene encoding group II intron reverse transcriptase/maturase yields MANTPVNIRILQRKLYLRSKLNSELRFYSLYDKLSRLDILEEAYRRCKANKGGAGIDGITFSYLEQQKKVVALLKEIQTQLQQKNYRPSPVKRVEILKDNGKTRKLGIPIISDRIVQMAMTIVMQPVYEPHLHEHSYGYRPCRSAQQAVKVIEMSLKQGYQHVLDADLSAYFDTIPHAKLMAKVERRISDSSFLSLLKSFIKAPISIETVNGKWRIEASRCGTPQGGVISPLLANIYLNDFCLKIHEKTPCKIVTYADDFVVLHKQTYTQEQLDWITQQLSDEGLKLNQSKTHCVDMGKLMNEFDFLGFNFQRITGLIKGTSYIKIQASKKNQTKLKNKLRDIVKHRTSNTLGVLINKVNQVLRGWKHYFARIGYPR; encoded by the coding sequence ATGGCTAACACTCCAGTAAATATCAGAATATTACAGCGAAAACTTTACTTACGCTCAAAGCTTAACTCGGAGCTACGATTTTACAGCTTGTACGATAAACTCAGTCGCCTAGATATACTCGAGGAAGCCTATCGACGATGCAAAGCCAATAAAGGCGGAGCAGGAATTGATGGCATCACATTCAGTTATCTAGAGCAGCAAAAGAAAGTCGTTGCGCTGTTAAAAGAAATTCAAACTCAATTACAACAGAAAAACTATCGACCTAGCCCAGTCAAACGAGTAGAAATACTCAAAGACAACGGCAAAACGCGGAAACTTGGGATCCCGATAATCAGTGACAGAATTGTGCAAATGGCGATGACAATAGTGATGCAACCCGTCTACGAACCTCATTTACATGAACACAGTTATGGTTATCGTCCATGTCGAAGCGCCCAGCAAGCGGTAAAAGTCATTGAAATGAGCCTAAAACAAGGCTACCAGCACGTACTCGATGCTGACTTGAGTGCCTATTTCGATACCATCCCGCACGCTAAGTTGATGGCAAAAGTAGAAAGGCGAATAAGCGACAGCAGCTTTCTGAGTTTGCTGAAAAGCTTTATCAAAGCGCCCATCAGCATAGAGACGGTCAACGGGAAATGGCGAATAGAAGCAAGCCGATGTGGCACTCCGCAAGGCGGAGTTATCTCTCCACTACTGGCTAACATCTATCTCAACGATTTCTGTTTGAAAATACACGAAAAAACACCGTGTAAAATCGTTACCTATGCAGATGATTTTGTTGTACTTCATAAGCAAACCTACACACAAGAGCAACTGGACTGGATAACACAGCAATTAAGTGATGAAGGTCTGAAGCTAAATCAAAGTAAAACTCACTGTGTGGATATGGGAAAGCTGATGAATGAGTTTGATTTCCTCGGTTTTAACTTTCAACGGATCACAGGCCTCATCAAAGGCACCAGTTACATTAAGATACAGGCGTCTAAGAAGAACCAAACAAAGCTGAAAAATAAACTCAGAGACATAGTGAAACATCGAACCTCAAATACACTTGGCGTACTGATAAATAAAGTTAATCAAGTTCTGAGGGGATGGAAACACTATTTTGCTAGGATAGGATATCCCAGATGA
- a CDS encoding MarR family winged helix-turn-helix transcriptional regulator encodes MKPDPEHKLSDNVCFAVYSANNAIIRAYRPLLEQYDLTFPQYLVMQALWCKDAISLTQLSQQTGLDLGSLTPIVKRLEVKELLIRTKDQHDERKKVIQLTEFGLGIRTEALELKQTLLEKVSLCEDELVQLRDQCLKVVKELDIK; translated from the coding sequence ATGAAACCAGATCCAGAACACAAATTATCAGATAATGTTTGTTTTGCTGTTTACTCCGCTAACAATGCCATCATTCGTGCCTATAGGCCATTACTTGAACAATATGATCTCACTTTTCCACAATATCTTGTGATGCAAGCCTTGTGGTGTAAAGACGCGATAAGCTTAACTCAATTGTCACAGCAGACGGGTCTCGATTTAGGTTCATTAACACCGATTGTAAAGCGCCTTGAAGTTAAAGAGTTACTCATTAGAACCAAAGACCAGCATGACGAACGAAAAAAAGTGATTCAATTGACCGAGTTTGGTTTAGGAATTCGTACTGAAGCTTTAGAGTTAAAACAGACTTTGTTAGAGAAAGTTAGTCTGTGTGAAGACGAGTTAGTTCAGCTCAGAGATCAATGTTTGAAAGTAGTAAAAGAGTTAGACATAAAATAA
- the ribA gene encoding GTP cyclohydrolase II: MSVKYVASSKLPTPWGVFTMHGFEDLKSGKEHVALTFGELEANTPILGRIHSECLTGDALFSLRCDCGFQLQTAMQHIAEAGQGFILYLRQEGRGIGLINKIRAYELQDAGANTVEANEQLGFAADMRKYDMIAPMLNKIGVNQVKLMTNNPRKVNALKDNGVEVSERVPLQVGKNRYNESYLKTKSTVLGHLMSEHHFHDND; encoded by the coding sequence ATGTCGGTAAAGTACGTCGCATCTTCAAAGTTACCTACCCCTTGGGGCGTTTTCACGATGCATGGTTTCGAAGATCTTAAGTCAGGTAAAGAGCACGTTGCATTAACGTTTGGCGAATTAGAGGCTAATACGCCTATATTAGGCCGTATACATTCAGAGTGTTTAACCGGCGATGCATTATTCAGTTTACGCTGCGATTGTGGCTTTCAATTGCAAACGGCGATGCAGCATATTGCAGAAGCAGGGCAAGGATTCATCTTATACCTACGTCAAGAAGGCCGTGGTATTGGCTTAATTAATAAGATTCGTGCTTATGAGTTACAAGATGCTGGTGCCAATACCGTTGAGGCCAATGAGCAACTTGGTTTTGCTGCCGATATGCGTAAATACGATATGATCGCACCGATGCTTAATAAAATCGGAGTAAACCAAGTTAAATTAATGACTAATAACCCACGTAAAGTAAATGCACTTAAAGACAACGGTGTTGAAGTGAGCGAGCGAGTGCCTTTACAAGTCGGCAAAAACCGTTACAACGAATCTTATTTAAAAACAAAATCAACAGTACTTGGGCATTTAATGTCTGAACATCATTTTCATGATAATGATTGA
- a CDS encoding DUF3010 family protein, which yields MRVCGVELKGSEAIICLLNYDGEAFNVPECRQRVFTVSNSSEAENIRDFHFAFDKLMEDYKVDEIVIIERFQKGKFAGGATGFKLEAAIQLQARPVSLMPTKQIKEQLKRNPMQADFDALELKRFQKPAFDVAYTYQNTKIYEKN from the coding sequence ATGAGAGTTTGTGGTGTTGAATTAAAAGGTAGTGAAGCCATTATTTGCTTGTTGAATTATGATGGTGAAGCATTCAACGTGCCTGAGTGTCGTCAGAGAGTGTTTACTGTTTCTAACTCATCTGAAGCAGAAAATATTCGTGATTTCCATTTTGCTTTCGATAAATTGATGGAAGATTATAAAGTCGATGAAATCGTTATTATTGAACGCTTCCAAAAAGGAAAGTTTGCAGGTGGTGCTACAGGTTTTAAATTAGAAGCGGCCATTCAGTTACAAGCTCGCCCTGTTTCATTGATGCCAACCAAACAAATTAAAGAACAACTTAAACGTAATCCTATGCAAGCTGACTTTGACGCGCTTGAATTAAAACGCTTTCAAAAACCTGCATTTGATGTAGCTTATACCTATCAAAACACCAAGATTTACGAAAAAAACTAG